The following are from one region of the Corylus avellana chromosome ca1, CavTom2PMs-1.0 genome:
- the LOC132182552 gene encoding pentatricopeptide repeat-containing protein At5g27270 isoform X1, translated as MDALKTSFLLTTTPLLPSPNAPSTKPRIPIHSSVTPDPWSLSDGNDPSKPKPRSKNSKNPLSDDNARRIIKAKASYLSQLRKNQGSRVQTPRWIKRTPEQMVQYLQDDRNGHLYGRHVVAAIRKVRALAEKGEGEYDMRQVMASFVGKLSYREMCTVLKEQRGWRQARDFFDWMKLQLSYRPSVIVYTIILRIYGQVGKIKLAEETFLEMLEAGCEADEVACGTMLCTYARWGRHKAMLSFFSAVQERGITLSVSVFNFMLSSLQKKSLHGKVVEVWRQMVDKGVAPNNFSYSVVIGSLVKEGLHEEAFKTFAEMKNAGFVPEEVAYSLLISLSSKSGNRDEALRLYEDMRSREIVPSNYTCASLITLYYKNEDYSKALSLFLEMERKKIAADEVIYGLLIRIYGKLGLYEDAQKTFDETERLGLLSDEKTYLTMAQVHLNSGNVEKALKIIELMKSSNIWFSRFAYIVLLQCYVVKQDLNSAEVTFDSLSKTGLPDAGSCNDMLNLYVTLDLMDKAKHFIARIRKDKVDFDEELYKTVMKVYCKEGMLEDAEKLIEKLGTDKSFKNNWFIQTCFRTVCYHRGDEQLDEKDSTFDHPDKMALVLMLNLYLADGNFKRTEEILKLLLETAGGLSIACKLINNYVREGDTIKAETLTGKLIKLGYRLEPATIASLISLYAKQHDLKKAQEVFAAVADSSTNEKLIYKSMIDAYSKCGKPEEAYSLYKQLAEEGHDLDAVTISIVVNALTNSGKHREAENIIHESLEGSSKLDTVAYNTFIKAMLEAGKLHFASSIYDRMLSLGVSPSIQTYNTMISVYGRGRKLDRAVEMINAAQSLGVSLDEKAYMNLISYYGKAGKRHEASLLFTKMLEEGIKPGMVSYNIMINVYATAGLHHEADKLFQAMQRDGYLPDSFTYLSLIRAYTENLKYSEAEETIDSMQKRGISPSCAHFNLLLSAFAKAGLIGEAERVYKKMLTAGLYPDLACNRTMLRGYMDYGHVEEGIKFFERVFESVQGDRFIMSAVVLFYKSAGRDLKAEGVLNSMNSLGIPILKDLEVGWRLKTP; from the exons CCAGGGCTCGCGCGTCCAGACGCCCAGGTGGATCAAGCGCACCCCGGAGCAGATGGTGCAGTATCTCCAGGACGACCGGAACGGGCACTTGTACGGGCGGCACGTGGTGGCGGCGATACGGAAAGTGAGGGCCCTGGCAGAGAAGGGTGAGGGCGAGTACGATATGAGGCAGGTGATGGCGTCGTTCGTGGGGAAGCTGAGTTATAGGGAGATGTGTACGGTGTTGAAGGAGCAGAGGGGGTGGAGGCAGGCCAGGGACTTCTTTGATTGGATGAAACTTCAG TTAAGCTATCGCCCTAGCGTTATTGTCTACACAATTATCCTGCGTATATATGGGCAAGTTGGAAAGATCAAGCTGGCTGAAGAGACCTTCTTGGAGATGCTTGAAGCAGGATGTGAAGCGGACGAAGTTGCTTGTGGTACCATGCTCTGTACGTATGCCAGATGGGGACGTCATAAGGCTATGTTGTCATTTTTTTCTGCTGTACAAGAAAGGGGAATTACACTCTCTGTTTCGGTTTTCAATTTCATGCTGTCCTCCTTGCAGAAGAAATCACTTCATGGAAAGGTCGTAGAGGTTTGGAGGCAAATGGTGGATAAAGGGGTAGCAcccaataatttttcttattcGGTAGTCATCGGCTCACTTGTTAAAGAAGGTCTTCATGAGGAGGCTTTCAAGACTTTTGCTGAGATGAAGAATGCTGGGTTTGTTCCAGAGGAGGTTGCATATAGCCTACTTATTAGTTTAAGTAGCAAAAGTGGTAACCGAGATGAAGCCTTAAGATTGTATGAGGACATGAGATCCCGGGAAATAGTTCCAAGTAACTACACCTGTGCTTCACTTATAACGTTGTATTACAAAAATGAAGATTATTCTAaagctctttctctctttttggaaatggaaagaaaaaaaattgcagctgATGAAGTAATCTATGGTTTGCTCATaagaatatatggaaaacttGGTCTTTATGAGGATGCCCAAAAGACATTTGATGAGACTGAGCGTTTGGGCCTGCTTAGTGATGAGAAAACATATTTAACGATGGCACAAGTCCATCTCAATTCAGGGAATGTTGAGAAAGCTCTGAAAATTATTGAGCTAATGAAGTCCAGCAACATTTGGTTCTCGAGATTTGCTTATATTGTCTTGTTGCAATGTTATGTTGTGAAGCAAGATTTGAACTCTGCCGAAGTCACATTTGACTCTCTATCCAAGACTGGACTTCCTGATGCTGGTTCTTGTAACGATATGCTCAATTTGTATGTAACACTGGACTTGATGGATAAGGCTAAGCATTTTATTGCTCGAATAAGGAAAGATAAAGTAGATTTTGATGAAGAGCTTTACAAGACGGTTATGAAAGTCTATTGCAAGGAGGGAATGCTAGAAGATGCTGAAAAGCTAATAGAAAAGTTGGGTACTGATAAATCGTTCAAGAATAATTGGTTCATTCAAACATGTTTTAGAACTGTGTGTTACCATAGGGGAGATGAGCAACTTGATGAAAAGGATTCAACCTTTGACCATCCTGACAAAATGGCTCTTGTGCTGATGCTGAATTTGTATTTGGCAGATGGAAATTTCAAGAGAACAGAAGAAATACTAAAATTGTTGCTTGAGACTGCTGGTGGCTTGTCAATTGCGTGTAAGCTCATTAACAACTATGTTAGAGAAG GTGATACAATTAAAGCTGAAACTCTTACTGGTAAATTGATCAAGCTTGGCTACAGACTGGAGCCTGCCACAATTGCTTCTTTGATTAGTTTATATGCAAAGCAACACGATCTTAAAAAAGCCCAGGAAGTCTTTGCAGCAGTTGCAGATTCTTCTACGAAtgagaaattaatatataagtcAATGATTGATGCATATTCCAAATGTGGCAAACCAGAAGAGGCATACTCACTTTACAAACAGTTAGCTGAGGAAGGGCATGATCTGGATGCTGTCACCATCAGCATAGTTGTGAACGCTTTGACGAATAGTG GCAAACATCGAGAGGCAGAAAATATTATCCATGAGAGTCTTGAAGGCAGCTCAAAGCTTGATACTGTGGCATACAATACCTTTATCAAGGCCATGCTAGAAGCAG GTAAGTTGCATTTTGCATCTAGCATCTATGATCGCATGCTTTCCTTGGGGGTTTCTCCTTCAATTCAGACATATAACACCATGATCAG TGTGTATGGACGGGGTCGGAAGTTGGATAGGGCTGTTGAGATGATCAATGCAGCGCAAAGCTTGGGTGTATCTCTGGATGAAAAGGCATACATGAATTTGATTAGCTATTATGGGAAGGCTG GTAAGAGGCATGAAGCTTCTCTGTTATTCACCAAAATGCTGGAAGAAGGGATAAAACCTGGGATG GTCAGCTACAATATTATGATCAATGTATATGCTACTGCAGGACTTCATCACGAAGCAGATAAACTTTTTCAAGCCATGCAGAGAGATGGTTACTTGCCCGACTCCTTCACCTACCTCTCCCTCATTCGGGCTTACACTGAGAATTTGAAATACTCAGAAGCCGAGGAAACCATTGATTCTATGCAAAAAAGAGGCATTTCTCCTTCTTGTGCTCACTTTAACCTCTTACTCTCTGCTTTTGCAAAAGCAGGTCTGATAGGGGAAGCCGAAAGGGTTTATAAAAAGATGCTCACAGCTGGTTTATATCCGGACCTTGCATGCAATCGGACTATGCTGAGAGGTTACATGGACTATGGGCATGTGGAAGAAGGCATCAAATTTTTTGAACGAGTTTTTGAGTCTGTGCAAGGAGATCGGTTCATTATGAGTGCGGTTGTGCTTTTTTACAAGTCTGCAGGAAGGGATCTCAAAGCTGAAGGTGTGTTAAATTCAATGAACAGTTTGGGGATCCCAATCCTTAAAGACCTTGAAGTTGGGTGGAGGCTTAAAACACCCTAA
- the LOC132182552 gene encoding pentatricopeptide repeat-containing protein At5g27270 isoform X2, whose product MDALKTSFLLTTTPLLPSPNAPSTKPRIPIHSSVTPDPWSLSDGNDPSKPKPRSKNSKNPLSDDNARRIIKAKASYLSQLRKNQGSRVQTPRWIKRTPEQMVQYLQDDRNGHLYGRHVVAAIRKVRALAEKGEGEYDMRQVMASFVGKLSYREMCTVLKEQRGWRQARDFFDWMKLQLSYRPSVIVYTIILRIYGQVGKIKLAEETFLEMLEAGCEADEVACGTMLCTYARWGRHKAMLSFFSAVQERGITLSVSVFNFMLSSLQKKSLHGKVVEVWRQMVDKGVAPNNFSYSVVIGSLVKEGLHEEAFKTFAEMKNAGFVPEEVAYSLLISLSSKSGNRDEALRLYEDMRSREIVPSNYTCASLITLYYKNEDYSKALSLFLEMERKKIAADEVIYGLLIRIYGKLGLYEDAQKTFDETERLGLLSDEKTYLTMAQVHLNSGNVEKALKIIELMKSSNIWFSRFAYIVLLQCYVVKQDLNSAEVTFDSLSKTGLPDAGSCNDMLNLYVTLDLMDKAKHFIARIRKDKVDFDEELYKTVMKVYCKEGMLEDAEKLIEKLGTDKSFKNNWFIQTCFRTVCYHRGDEQLDEKDSTFDHPDKMALVLMLNLYLADGNFKRTEEILKLLLETAGGLSIACKLINNYVREGDTIKAETLTGKLIKLGYRLEPATIASLISLYAKQHDLKKAQEVFAAVADSSTNEKLIYKSMIDAYSKCGKPEEAYSLYKQLAEEGHDLDAVTISIVVNALTNSGKHREAENIIHESLEGSSKLDTVAYNTFIKAMLEAGKLHFASSIYDRMLSLGVSPSIQTYNTMISVYGRGRKLDRAVEMINAAQSLGVSLDEKAYMNLISYYGKAGKRHEASLLFTKMLEEGIKPGMDFITKQINFFKPCREMVTCPTPSPTSPSFGLTLRI is encoded by the exons CCAGGGCTCGCGCGTCCAGACGCCCAGGTGGATCAAGCGCACCCCGGAGCAGATGGTGCAGTATCTCCAGGACGACCGGAACGGGCACTTGTACGGGCGGCACGTGGTGGCGGCGATACGGAAAGTGAGGGCCCTGGCAGAGAAGGGTGAGGGCGAGTACGATATGAGGCAGGTGATGGCGTCGTTCGTGGGGAAGCTGAGTTATAGGGAGATGTGTACGGTGTTGAAGGAGCAGAGGGGGTGGAGGCAGGCCAGGGACTTCTTTGATTGGATGAAACTTCAG TTAAGCTATCGCCCTAGCGTTATTGTCTACACAATTATCCTGCGTATATATGGGCAAGTTGGAAAGATCAAGCTGGCTGAAGAGACCTTCTTGGAGATGCTTGAAGCAGGATGTGAAGCGGACGAAGTTGCTTGTGGTACCATGCTCTGTACGTATGCCAGATGGGGACGTCATAAGGCTATGTTGTCATTTTTTTCTGCTGTACAAGAAAGGGGAATTACACTCTCTGTTTCGGTTTTCAATTTCATGCTGTCCTCCTTGCAGAAGAAATCACTTCATGGAAAGGTCGTAGAGGTTTGGAGGCAAATGGTGGATAAAGGGGTAGCAcccaataatttttcttattcGGTAGTCATCGGCTCACTTGTTAAAGAAGGTCTTCATGAGGAGGCTTTCAAGACTTTTGCTGAGATGAAGAATGCTGGGTTTGTTCCAGAGGAGGTTGCATATAGCCTACTTATTAGTTTAAGTAGCAAAAGTGGTAACCGAGATGAAGCCTTAAGATTGTATGAGGACATGAGATCCCGGGAAATAGTTCCAAGTAACTACACCTGTGCTTCACTTATAACGTTGTATTACAAAAATGAAGATTATTCTAaagctctttctctctttttggaaatggaaagaaaaaaaattgcagctgATGAAGTAATCTATGGTTTGCTCATaagaatatatggaaaacttGGTCTTTATGAGGATGCCCAAAAGACATTTGATGAGACTGAGCGTTTGGGCCTGCTTAGTGATGAGAAAACATATTTAACGATGGCACAAGTCCATCTCAATTCAGGGAATGTTGAGAAAGCTCTGAAAATTATTGAGCTAATGAAGTCCAGCAACATTTGGTTCTCGAGATTTGCTTATATTGTCTTGTTGCAATGTTATGTTGTGAAGCAAGATTTGAACTCTGCCGAAGTCACATTTGACTCTCTATCCAAGACTGGACTTCCTGATGCTGGTTCTTGTAACGATATGCTCAATTTGTATGTAACACTGGACTTGATGGATAAGGCTAAGCATTTTATTGCTCGAATAAGGAAAGATAAAGTAGATTTTGATGAAGAGCTTTACAAGACGGTTATGAAAGTCTATTGCAAGGAGGGAATGCTAGAAGATGCTGAAAAGCTAATAGAAAAGTTGGGTACTGATAAATCGTTCAAGAATAATTGGTTCATTCAAACATGTTTTAGAACTGTGTGTTACCATAGGGGAGATGAGCAACTTGATGAAAAGGATTCAACCTTTGACCATCCTGACAAAATGGCTCTTGTGCTGATGCTGAATTTGTATTTGGCAGATGGAAATTTCAAGAGAACAGAAGAAATACTAAAATTGTTGCTTGAGACTGCTGGTGGCTTGTCAATTGCGTGTAAGCTCATTAACAACTATGTTAGAGAAG GTGATACAATTAAAGCTGAAACTCTTACTGGTAAATTGATCAAGCTTGGCTACAGACTGGAGCCTGCCACAATTGCTTCTTTGATTAGTTTATATGCAAAGCAACACGATCTTAAAAAAGCCCAGGAAGTCTTTGCAGCAGTTGCAGATTCTTCTACGAAtgagaaattaatatataagtcAATGATTGATGCATATTCCAAATGTGGCAAACCAGAAGAGGCATACTCACTTTACAAACAGTTAGCTGAGGAAGGGCATGATCTGGATGCTGTCACCATCAGCATAGTTGTGAACGCTTTGACGAATAGTG GCAAACATCGAGAGGCAGAAAATATTATCCATGAGAGTCTTGAAGGCAGCTCAAAGCTTGATACTGTGGCATACAATACCTTTATCAAGGCCATGCTAGAAGCAG GTAAGTTGCATTTTGCATCTAGCATCTATGATCGCATGCTTTCCTTGGGGGTTTCTCCTTCAATTCAGACATATAACACCATGATCAG TGTGTATGGACGGGGTCGGAAGTTGGATAGGGCTGTTGAGATGATCAATGCAGCGCAAAGCTTGGGTGTATCTCTGGATGAAAAGGCATACATGAATTTGATTAGCTATTATGGGAAGGCTG GTAAGAGGCATGAAGCTTCTCTGTTATTCACCAAAATGCTGGAAGAAGGGATAAAACCTGGGATG GACTTCATCACGAAGCAGATAAACTTTTTCAAGCCATGCAGAGAGATGGTTACTTGCCCGACTCCTTCACCTACCTCTCCCTCATTCGGGCTTACACTGAGAATTTGA
- the LOC132178182 gene encoding NADH dehydrogenase [ubiquinone] iron-sulfur protein 6, mitochondrial translates to MASSLFKTLIRSSNSPSLARNLSLVRVQVGNHTAKWMQDTSKKSPMELINEVPPIKVEGRIVACEGDSNPALGHPIEFICLDLSEPAICKYCGLRYVQDHHH, encoded by the exons aTGGCGTCGAGTCTgttcaaaaccctaatcagaTCGTCGAATTCTCCATCATTGGCCAGAAATCTCAGCCTCGTCAGGGTACAAGTCGGCAACCACACCGCCAAATGGATGCAG GATACGAGTAAGAAGTCCCCAATGGAGTTGATCAATGAAGTTCCACCCATCAAGGTTGAGGGCAGAATTGTTGCTTGTGAAGGAG ACAGCAATCCTGCGCTTGGGCACCCAATCGAGTTCATATGCCTTGACCTGAGTGAGCCAGCTATCTGCAAGTATTGTGGCCTACGCTATGTTCAGGACCATCATCACTAG